One region of Candidatus Thermoplasmatota archaeon genomic DNA includes:
- a CDS encoding archaeosortase/exosortase family protein codes for MPELEDAMDFLKKYRGYFLLLEFILLLTGINLVILPQKVVWLEYVGVVLFLSGVALLVLTFMPEEGEEKPREKALARRIVEFFSVRLKLKPIFPVLGIVVFALDFAYNLLVFGSLSLGTHDYMLLLFGGALVAYNFVPERYGRERDFFLMFSGVLVLILIVPLVLMRMLEGDMDASVNAYSAIFLVPEVNAILNLFGVPSSIGVVDGIPSLTFPPELGLDELAVTTSCSGIYSFSIFASAFTAFILTEYSRPNWRVGGLLVLGFVSAYVANLLRIVIVVLVGVYAPGDDPMQALLQAHSNAGWMIFVLWITLFWLIMYKVLMKEKSAEPAVEETRKRGTLCEICGDVLSPSVPGVRCSCGRFYHAECLEEAGSCPACDTAYSSDEAELSAQTASGAKGLS; via the coding sequence ATGCCAGAACTCGAAGATGCAATGGATTTCCTGAAGAAGTACAGGGGGTATTTCCTTCTTCTCGAGTTCATACTTCTCCTTACGGGTATCAATCTCGTCATACTACCGCAGAAGGTCGTCTGGCTCGAGTACGTCGGCGTGGTCCTGTTCCTCTCGGGGGTCGCGCTGCTCGTGCTCACGTTCATGCCGGAGGAGGGTGAGGAGAAACCCCGCGAGAAGGCCCTGGCGCGCAGGATCGTCGAGTTCTTCTCCGTCCGGCTCAAGCTGAAGCCCATCTTCCCTGTCCTCGGAATCGTCGTGTTCGCGCTCGACTTCGCCTACAACCTGCTCGTCTTCGGCAGCTTGTCCCTTGGCACGCACGATTACATGCTCCTGCTCTTCGGCGGGGCCCTGGTGGCGTACAACTTCGTTCCTGAGAGGTACGGGCGGGAGAGGGACTTCTTCCTGATGTTCTCCGGCGTGCTAGTGCTGATCCTGATCGTCCCGCTGGTGCTGATGCGGATGCTCGAGGGGGACATGGATGCGAGCGTGAACGCGTACTCGGCGATATTCCTGGTGCCCGAGGTCAATGCCATCCTGAATCTGTTCGGTGTGCCCAGCAGCATCGGGGTGGTCGATGGCATTCCTTCCCTCACCTTCCCGCCAGAGCTCGGCCTGGATGAGCTTGCTGTCACGACCTCGTGCTCGGGCATCTACTCGTTCAGCATCTTCGCGTCGGCGTTCACGGCCTTCATCCTCACCGAGTACAGCAGGCCGAACTGGCGGGTGGGAGGTCTCCTGGTCCTCGGTTTCGTGAGCGCCTACGTTGCGAACCTGTTGAGGATCGTGATAGTCGTGCTCGTGGGCGTCTACGCGCCGGGCGACGACCCGATGCAGGCCCTGCTGCAGGCGCACTCCAACGCCGGCTGGATGATCTTCGTCCTGTGGATAACGCTCTTCTGGCTCATCATGTACAAGGTGCTGATGAAGGAGAAGTCCGCCGAGCCCGCGGTCGAGGAGACGAGGAAGCGCGGCACCTTGTGCGAGATATGCGGGGACGTGCTCTCGCCATCCGTCCCAGGTGTCAGATGCTCATGCGGGAGGTTCTACCATGCTGAGTGCCTCGAGGAGGCTGGGAGCTGTCCTGCTTGCGACACGGCGTACAGCAGTGATGAGGCAGAGTTGTCCGCTCAAACCGCTAGCGGTGCGAAAGGATTAAGTTGA
- the galU gene encoding UTP--glucose-1-phosphate uridylyltransferase GalU yields MKAVIPAAGLGTRFLPATKAQPKEMLPIVDKPAIQYVVEEAVASGFENILIVTGRGKRAIEDHFDRSVELEGHLWSEDKMEEFRKIQDIARMAEILYVRQKEPLGLGHAVLCAKNYVGNEPFAVLLGDDIMVCENPCIKQLLDIFKREGKSVLAVEDVPPERMVHYGMVVGEPVGEDVFDITEIVEKPSLADVRSSLGTVGRYVLEPEIFTHIEKTRPDSRNEIQLTDAISSMLSEKQVLACKFQGKRYDIGSKLGWIKATIELSLEREDLGPKLNAYLKELAPRL; encoded by the coding sequence GTGAAGGCGGTCATTCCCGCGGCGGGGTTGGGGACGAGGTTCTTGCCTGCCACGAAGGCGCAGCCGAAGGAGATGCTTCCCATCGTTGACAAGCCCGCCATTCAGTACGTGGTGGAGGAGGCTGTTGCCTCTGGATTTGAGAACATCCTCATAGTTACGGGACGAGGAAAAAGGGCGATCGAGGATCACTTCGACAGGTCTGTCGAACTCGAGGGGCATCTCTGGAGCGAGGACAAGATGGAGGAGTTCAGGAAAATCCAGGACATCGCAAGAATGGCTGAGATCCTATATGTGAGGCAGAAGGAACCCTTGGGATTGGGCCACGCGGTCCTATGCGCGAAGAACTACGTGGGCAATGAGCCGTTCGCGGTTCTTCTGGGAGACGACATTATGGTATGCGAGAACCCTTGCATCAAACAACTCCTGGACATCTTCAAGAGGGAAGGGAAGTCCGTCCTTGCAGTCGAGGATGTTCCACCTGAAAGGATGGTTCACTACGGAATGGTCGTTGGAGAACCTGTCGGGGAGGACGTCTTCGATATCACGGAAATCGTCGAGAAACCCTCTCTGGCGGACGTGAGGAGCTCCCTAGGAACTGTCGGAAGGTATGTCCTAGAACCCGAGATCTTCACACACATCGAGAAGACAAGGCCGGATTCAAGAAATGAGATTCAGCTTACCGATGCGATATCTTCGATGCTCAGCGAGAAGCAAGTGCTGGCGTGCAAGTTCCAAGGCAAGCGTTACGATATCGGAAGCAAGCTTGGATGGATTAAGGCCACGATCGAGCTGTCCTTGGAAAGAGAGGATTTGGGGCCCAAGCTGAATGCCTACCTGAAGGAGCTCGCACCACGGCTGTGA